One window of Colias croceus chromosome 6, ilColCroc2.1 genomic DNA carries:
- the LOC123692827 gene encoding THUMP domain-containing protein 1 homolog — MGDTRKKKKYYFRKSRNKYFLEPGFRGFFCTCNFREKDCVKEMYNLLNEYAGKLYPDVDKAPPVVAPTDRDDQSDSDSESETDIGDILRREVNSIKNNSQKSLRHKRFQVVETGASNCIFIKTNLPCPEELSTAIIKDLNATKVQKTRHVLRFLPIMATCKANLPDIMECAGKLFDKYFLKQSSTFAVIFNKRFNSSVSRDLVIKELAELIVLKNCNNKADLKNPGLCIIVEIIKGICLLSIVDNYYSYKKYNLHEICKEEANNDHEESQAKKFKPDVPEEEVK, encoded by the coding sequence ATGGGTGATACaagaaagaagaaaaagtATTACTTTCGGAAAAGTAGAAACAAATACTTTTTAGAACCCGGCTTTAGAGGTTTCTTTTGCACATGTAACTTTAGAGAGAAGGACTGTGTAAAGGAAATGTACAATTTGCTGAATGAGTACGCCGGTAAATTATATCCAGACGTGGATAAGGCACCGCCTGTCGTAGCTCCAACGGATCGTGATGACCAATCTGATAGTGATTCAGAGAGTGAGACTGACATTGGAGATATCCTCCGGCGCGAAGTGAactccattaaaaataactctcAAAAATCTCTTAGGCACAAACGTTTTCAAGTAGTGGAAACCGGTGCATCAAATTGCATTTTCATAAAGACTAATCTACCTTGCCCAGAAGAACTCAGTACAGCTATAATCAAAGATTTGAACGCTACCAAAGTTCAGAAAACGCGGCATGTGCTGCGCTTCTTGCCTATTATGGCTACATGTAAAGCCAATTTACCTGATATCATGGAATGTGCGGGAAAGCTTTTTGATAAATACTTCTTAAAGCAGTCTTCGACATTTGCTGTTATTTTCAACAAGAGGTTCAATAGCAGTGTATCTAGAGATTTGGTGATTAAGGAGTTGGCCGAATTAATTGTACTAAAAAACTGTAACAACaaggcagatttgaaaaatcctggACTATGTATTattgttgaaataataaagGGCATTTGTTTATTAAGCATTgttgacaattattattcatacaaGAAGtataatttacatgaaatatgTAAGGAGGAGGCAAACAATGACCATGAGGAATCACAGGCAAAGAAATTTAAACCTGATGTCCCTGAAGAAGAAGTGAAGtga